ttttaaaaatgcttagttACACTTCTAAATGATTGCCAGTAAAAACTAGCTTTCCTAATTTTCATGGTGATATTTCCCATGTGAGTCCTGAAGAAATTAATGTAATTACTGTCAAATTACAATCAAAAGATttccagtaaattaaaaaaaaaaaggcacagccGTGGGAAAATACTCACTGGAAGTCCAACCTGATGCGGAGCCTTGGTTTATTGCCAGCAGATGGGAGGTGTAAGCTCAGGGCACACATACCATGCTGCCCCATGTGTTTCTTTTCatcctgaccagggactgaacctgggccatggcagtgaaagcgccgaatcctatccactggaccaccagggaactcccgagtCTCATGTGACTTTCTAAATTATCTAATTTGGTTTTTACAAAAGcaatatatttccttcttttctcaacTCTTAGTAGAAAACacttaaacagcaaacaaaagCAATTCATGGAGAGTGGTCCACTTACCACAAAGTGGTTAATGTTCAACATTTCATACTGAAAGGGGCTTAAGAGAAAAATTACCTGTGTGCCTGGGAACCAAAACATGTCTTTACAGGAACCAAAACATGTCTTAATTTCCTAGTGTCAGGCAATAATCCAATATACCCCACTGGGAGGAGTGTTACTGATATTGTATAACCCTGCTGAGAGTCCACTTCAGGGTAAAGATATGGTTATTAGAACTTTCCAAGCAATGGATCTGAATTTCAGAACAAGTCAGAATGACTAAACAGGGGAACGTTTGGGACTTAAGATCATTCTGGGAAATAGTATAAAAACTTCAACAAAACAACATGCTGCAAGCCTAGTGGCCCTCCAATTTCAACATACTCCCCCAAACAACTAAGTTACCCATACCCACCCAAGAAAGTTATGTATAATCAATGAGTCTAATTCACCTGAGATTTGGccagtgaaataaaattcaagaggCTCTTGAaactcaatgaaatattattgcTCTCATATGTGTATCACAGAACAAGACATTCTTTCAAGTGAAAGAGTATTTTTGAGTGAGATATtttggccttaaaaaaaaaaaagacttctagtCTGTTTTTGTGGTTGAAATTATGGGAGAAGGCACTGCAGATAAACGAATCTTTTGACTACTTCATAGCAACATACTTTTACTTTATCCAATGCCATAGCATTTCTATTCCTTGTAGCAGAAACTTTCCATCCTCAATACTGCATTTCCTTAGTCATTCCCCaggcaattttcattttttgctgtTTAAGGAAACAAGATTAAAACCCGAAGTTAACTCCACGATTATGTATACTAAACATGAGCCAACAACTACAACCTAGTTTTGTTTCATTGTAAATCTGGCATTTTAAGGTTTAAAAGGTGGTAGATAAAGGGCAGCCAATGAATAAATTTCAGTATATTTTGTTTGAGTCATTCTTTAACAGCTATGGCATTATGATGCTGTTTCCCTTTTGTCTTTGCCTATTCCTGTACATGCAGGTAATCATAGTATATATTCACAATTTTGTAGCCTACTTTTGAAAGTTTAACATGCTACTCATTTGATACATAGTAactaacatacatatatattccctGTTTCTTGAGTACTTTCTAGGTGCTTAATATGCatcatctttttattctttcagttctGTGATTTAGGtattaaagattaaataatttgcccagggCTAGTAAGTCAAAGAATTAAGAGTTATGACtccaaaacctttaaaaaaaatcattacttgCAATGACTACATATCTCGCCAACAGGATTTACTCTTACTTATTTAACTGGCCTTTCACTGTTAGACATTCAGGCTACTTCCAATTGTTTCCTGTGTAATGCCCCTTATATTGCCTCCATATACCAATCTTACAGCTTGGTCACTGTTCCAAAGGACTTCTGGGGCTTCTCTCCTTGAGCCCCCATGTATTTAACATCATATTGTTTCCAGACCCTTCTCAACCAGGAGCTGCTAGAAATTAAGCCCTAAGGTACCCACTGTATGTAATGAATTAACTTCTCTCTTGTGCATCAAGAATGATGCTGGCTATGTACCATTAATCTTCACATCTTTGGTTGAGCTTTAGGACAGTTGTGGGTATATCCCTAACCCTAATTAGGGCTGCAATGATTCTGCTTTGTACAACAATGGAAATAAAGGCCTCTGCCTGCAGTGTAGTGTTAAATCTTCAAGTTCTTCAGTCATATTTTACTCTGGCTCCTATACATACAATTCCATTCGCAATTCCTGGGTCTGCAGGGAAGTAGGGAAGGGGGATGTCATCCTCCTTGGATGAAGGGTACTGACTTCGATGTGGTGGGTTGAAACCTTATTCTATCAAGGACCCACCCCTGGTTGCATAAAAGTGCCTGTGACCAGTCTTTGAAGTCTTTCTCTCCAGCAAACTACCAATCCTCTCCTGGATTAACATCAGTTAACACAGGTAATTTGGCTCTGAAAACATGGAATCATGCTTTTATTTCATCAACACCTTTTCCTAACCTCTCACTGACTAGACTGCACAGGTACAGCACTTGTCAAAGGTTGCAACATGTTGAATTCCTGATGTCAAAATTTATATACTTAGCTAACATTCATCATCTCTTCTTACCCGTTTCATTGAACTATCTCATTTCATTTGCTCTCATCTGTCTTCACTCATTAGTTCTTTGATGATTTCACTGCTTTTGCACTTAAATGAACATGGTGTTAAACGTTTGCAAAAACACTTGTAAATTAAGCACAGATACATGCATGCCAGTGTGTTAAGACTAGGAACACATGCCAGGATTAAAATAACTGCAAGCCTGCTACCACAGACCTTTGGTGGAAAGAAACAGGGATGTGCGTTGGCACCAGCTAAGATCACAGGGAAAGGGACTAAAGTCCGCTAGACAGTTAAGGAGGATAAATTCAGACAATGAACTCCTGCATGCTAATTGGAAATGTTGATCAAAGGCAACACAGAGCCCTTGTGAACTGAGAACTGACATGACAAAGCAGTGCTGGTAGCAGAATTGGCCTGGTAAGCCGGGACAGGTAATGAAGCATAAAGGAGCAAGCATGGATTGAGAGCAGGTCTGAGAAAGTGGGCTGGGTTATTGTTCCTAGTAATTTCTAGAGGTGCCAAAGGCCTGGCCCATGACTGTGTCCCAAGAGGGTGGGAAACGTAGTCTCAAATGTCTGATGACTAAGTAGGAATGGAGAGAAAGGGTATGACCCATGCCAAATggtggagaaagaaaaggcaaaaaagtgTCTCCACACTTTCTGACTCTTCCTGGCTCTATCAGTACCAGTGGTAGAATTCTTTtgatttctgaataatttttactGAGATTGAAAGGAGACGCAAAGTATGAGTAGTACTTTCTAGTTCTTATGATTTCAAATCTTGGAGAATTCTAAGATTTGACGGTGTATCTTTCAGACAGGAAAATGGGCTTGATGGTACAGAAAAAAGGAATGTAGAATACAGTATCACATAAAAACAGGATAACCTCCTTATGCACCTAAAACAGTGacccattataaaaatatattcttccacCTCATCATGACTTTCTCCTGTTTTGCTGAAACGAACTTTCCGGCAACAGGGCTTCTTATGGCATTAAATTGAACGGAATCCATGATTCAATTTAAtctgttttccccagtcttcAGGAATTGATTGTTTGCACAAAGGCTTCTTTACCAagagtggggtgtgtgtgagaaGAATGCTGAACTGATCATAAGATTTCCTATGAAATTAATCTTTCAAAACTGCAAATAGTGACTGCTTAATGGACAGGGGGGTTTTCTTTTGGGGCCAGGTGTTTTGGAGCTACATAGAAGTGACAGTTGCACaatactgtgaatgtactaaatgccaccgAATCGAACGCTTACAAGTGGTTACTTTTATgtgaatttaaaacacaaaacaaaactgtgcaGTACGTCGGGGATCCAGCATGCACAGTAAGTTCTGTAAGTACCTGCAGCAAGTTTCCTTTGAGTGTGTTTGACCTTTCACCCAGAGAACGCTGTAAACTCACTCAGGGTGGAAATTTATCCTTCTTTGTCCTTTGTTAGAGCCACCACAGCCTAGGGCCCCTGGAGGCACAGAGTGCGTTTCAAAGCCTCTTCAACCCCAGACACCAGGAAGTAACCCTTTGTGCACTGCAGCCTTGATCTCTGCAAGGGGGTGGGCTTTGTTGTCTCCGCGCTCTCACCGGCGCTCCCGCATCACACTGTGGTCCTGCGGCCAGGCTCGGCTAGGCTCGGCTCTCCCCAAGCGCCACAAGGGTAGGAACCCTGGTTCATTCACCCAGCTGCGCCCGGCACCTGGCACTTCGACCTCTAAGTAACCCGCGACCTCAAGCACTGCTGCCGCAGCAAGACCCTCCGAAACCCCAAGCTCCGGAAAAGCCGCGCCTGACCCCCCAAGGGGCCGCGCTCGcgccgcccctcccccctccgcACGCGGCGGCGCGCGGCCTGCTGGGAAACGTAGTTCCCGGGCGCCCGGCTCCCGAGGAGCAGCCCCGCCCGCGCTTGTTTATCTCCACAGCAGAGGCGAGTCGGGCGTGGGGACGATGCGGCGGCTGCGGAGCGGGTCAGGGGTCCCGCCGCCCGGCCGTGCTGTGCCCTGCCACCGTGCCCCCCTTCGCGGGGGCGAAGGTGAACCAATATAACGGGCCCGGTCGCGCGCCCCAGCCACTCACCAGGGTGAGGGCGGCCCGGGTGGGCTGCAGCTTTCTCTTGCTCACAGCCCGGACAGTGGCCCGGACTAACGAAGCCGACATCCTCGCCCTCCCGGCGCCCCGATACCTCGGGCCGGAACTCGGCCACCTCAGCCTCTCTCCATGGACACGGCGGGCGCATTGACGCCACAAGCTCCGGCGCACGGCGCCCTAGGCCCTGCCCCTCGTGGGCCCGCCCACGCCGTCGCCATTGGGCGGGCCGTATGAGTGACAGGCGGAGAGCGTGGCTTGGCGCCCGGGCCGTGGTCATGTGACGCGGGACACAGGGGTCGAGGGCAAGGTCGTAGCTTTGCGGCAGATCCACGCGCGCTGACTCAAGCCGGACTGGGGCACATGGAATGAACTCGGACTTGTGGACTCCGGAGGCGCGCCGTTCCACGCCCTGCCTTCTGGGCAAGGTGCTGCCCCGCCGCTTAAGAGCTCAGAGGAGTCTACCGGCCGGGGAGGTGCGGTTCACAAGTGCGGAATGGATTCGAGGCCCGGACAGCTACATACGTTTCCGTCTTCCTTTTTGGTCCAGCTTCGCAGTTCTTAAGAGCGTAGAATTACCGCAGATTCTCAATAAAcatcctccttctctcccccgcCTTTCCCCAAGCTGCTTGGGATGTTGAAATATGGTACTAACACAATGTTTGCTTTAGGTTGGAATCCAGCTTTACTGTAAGATGTGACTGGGCAGCTCGGGGAATACTTTTATAGCAAGTACCAGTCGATAGCTTGATGGAATACCTGTTGCTTGTCAGATCTTGTGGCTGCTCAGGGACTTCTGTCctttaattcagcaaacattccTGAGCCCCAGGCATTGTGCAGCCAGCACTATACCCAAGGCATACACAGGAAGCCTGGTAAACGGAAGGTCCAAGGAAGAATTGGAGATCCTGGTAGGAGAGAAGTGCAGTAGGGGCAGCAGATGGGAGGAGAACATCAAGAAAGGCGgcatttcgggcttccctggtggcgcagtggttgagagtccgcctgccgatgcagggaacacgggttcgtgccccggtctgggaagatcccacatgctgtggagcggctgggcccgtgagccatggccgctgagcctgcgcgtccggagcctgtgctccgcaacgggagaggccacaacagtgagaggcccgcgtaccaaaaaaaaaaaaaaaaaaaaaaaagaaaggcggCATTTCTAAGTgctaaagggaaaaaggaaggaggaggttGTGTGGAGTCTTGCTGGGGAGGATGGATTCTTGCTCAGTGTTTTGACGTGGAAAGAACTAATCAGtgaagtgttttttatttttattttaaaatgctgggctgggctgggcgagGGCTTCCCCTTGCTCCCCGCCACGCGCACCACCACGGGCGGAGTGTGAAGTGTTTATTAGAACCCAGTTTATCTATCATCCTCTAGAGCCTACAGGATTGGATAGTTCAGAATTAGTTAAGTAATTTTCTCTCTGCTACTGAGACGCGATCGCATTGACAGTAAGAGAATAGTTGTTTTCCAAGCCCCGCTGTGCACAGAAGAAACTGTGGGATTAGGCGAGGTAGTATGGAATCGTCTCTTGGTTTCATCTTTAACTAGGTGGGTGATTTGACAAGGTGGTGATCTGTGACTAGGTGGGTGATCACGTTCCTTTTCATGCCTTGTCTCCTAAAgatatgaagattaaatggaaAGCTCTTGGAAGACTGCACAGCACACAGCAGCACTCCATAAACGGTGCTAATTGGTAATAGATATTCAAAGATGCcatgaattttgaaaatacttcATATGATAcaatgtcattatacatttgtccaaagccACAGAATGTGCTACACCACGAATGAATCTTAATGTAAACAATGGACTCCAGGTGACAATGATGTGCCCATGTAGGTTCATggattgtaacaaatgtcccaCTCCGGTACAGGATGTGGACAGTGGTGGAGGTTGGTGTGCTGCAGGGGCCATAAGGGAACTctctactttctgctcaattttgctgtgaacctaaacctgctctaaaaaataaagtttattaacaaaaatgtaaaaaaaagatgcCATGTATTTTTATCAGTTATTGAAAAAATGTTACACAGTTGCGTAGCACTGTTCAGGTTTCAGAAGAACCCTTGAGCACATTATCTCATTGGAGCCTCACTACTTTGAGCCACACAGAGGAGCGTTGGCATggctattttataaatgatgctTAAACTCAAGCCCTTTAGTATAGTGCCTTAGacactatttaaaaaatccagtCCTAAATTTTCTGATTGAGGATCCTGTGTATGACTAATAGCTTTCTTTCCTCTATTTAATACACACTACTCAGTTTTTAACGTTGGCTGTTTTGCATGTATGTGCTCAGCCATTGTCAGTGGATCAGGCATACCTAATGTTACTTGAAAATGGTGCAGATCCCTGAAAGAAACTGGCATGTTAGAAGAAAGTGTCTTCATGACTATATAAAAAATGTGTGCTCCTTTATCTCAGAGCAGCAGCTGTTGTGTGGTGTTGAAGTTAGGCGGGTGTGGAGACTGTTGAAGTGGTCCCAAGCTGTAACCACTTCTAGATTTCCACTAATAGGTTAAAAACTTACAATAGGAAAATGTTCAACACTGCACTTCAGGATTTCATTTCAGGGTTCTAGacatttaaaaaagtgttttcttaGTAAGACCGCACTTGATCCTCACTACTGTGGAAGGGCAGGTatggtttccattttacaggcaaggaaaaTGAACTGCTAAAAGGTCAGAGGGATTTGCCACACTCTCACCTGGAataatggcagagccagaaccTAATTAAGCCTAGAATTCCACTCAGTGCAAAGTGTGCTAAATTCTTGACTGCTGCTGTCCAAACAAGCCtgctttcaaagaaaaagaagtacCGAGCACATCTTTGCAATTTTAGGGAGGTTTGttaaattctgtttcctttcaacatttttttttgccataataCTGAACCCTACTGACTTATCTACCCAGGATTTTTTCCACTagggtaatatatatatatatatatatatatatatacacatatatttgaatAAACTGAAGTTATCTGAGAACATTTAGTAACATCTCTAAGTGTGCACATTCCTGCTACTGTACACACTGAGCAAGAGATTAAAAAGTGTAGATTGGGGGTATAAAAAATGgatttcatatttttgttcttgagagaaagaggaagggagaaccCTGGTGGTGGGGCATTTTTGCAGCTTGTGAGAGACAGACCAGCTGCATCTGCAAGATAGCCACACCCTGGAAACTGGACTCAGCATGGAGCAGATGTTCCTATCCCCCAGCTGGGGTGCTGAGAAGGGGCTGTGACCAGCATCCAAGTACAGGGAGTGAAGAGAACCAAGGGCAATACATTATCCAGGTCTGCTGGCAAATACTAGTCACTGTCCCACTGATTCAGTGTGACGAACTGAAAATCAAAAAGCTATCAAATACATTAGGCAGAATCTACTTTAGAAATCAGAATAAAATGTAGGAAACTTTCAACATTCTTCAAAGGATATATGAAAATATGGTTTCTATGAAAAGGAAGATAATAAGAACAAACTaaaagaatgagaggaaaaggaaggtggTGGGTTAGGTAAGTTCAAGAAAGTTACAAGTGCAATAACAAACCTCATGTTAGAAAGAGCAAACAGCAGAATGACACTAAAAATCAAGCCAGTCACGTGGAGGTTAAACTTGACAAGCTTTCCTAACCGGAAAGGAAAGAGATGATAGGGAGAGGCATTTGAGAATAGACAAAAGTATTTTTGAGAACTAAAATTATGAATATAGATAttctctcaaattaaaaaaaaaaacaaaccttaggTGGGGAGAGACATTGGATTCACTTTTGTTTCAGACAAATGTCACTGATACAAAAGTTACagggagaaataaacacagaagcatccaagcagaaaaataaaacctataaGGGAACAAAAATCAGGTTGGCCCCAATCTCGTTACAAtgccagaagaaaacagaatgccATCAACAGTCTTTCCAAAGAAAGTGACAAGAATTACGTGTCCAGTCGACTTTCATGTGCgaaggcaagagaagaaaagaggagcaGCAGAGGAAAGTCAGGTAGAGCAGTTTTAGCCCAGGGTGCTTAATTCACTTGTTAATTCATGAGTTTCAGTTCATTCAAAACTGAGTAAGGAATAATGCCTAATTCTTTCTACCACAACTTCTCTActctaaagttaattttttttttcctttttttggctgccccGCGTGGCTTGCAGTATCTCAGTTCCCTGGctagggactgaacctgggctacagcagtgaaagccccgaatcctaaccactaagccAAAGGGAACTCCCCTCTAAAGTTAATTTTGATATGGTTCTTTTTTAGCTGGAAAATGTCTCCAAGTAATTTGTTTAAAAGAAGGGCACACAAGGTATGCTACTTTCTGAGCCCTCTTCTATCTGGGAACGTTTGCCCAGCAAGCACCTGCTGCAGCCCTTCCTATGCATTCACCCCCCATAAATCTGTGCCTCTTACGGGCACACTCTCACGACTTGGCAGGCGTCGGGTGTCAATAAACACCAGATCGAATGAGCACATGTAAAGGGAACATGGGATAAAGAGGAGCAGATCTGTACCGCCCTTAATCCTTGACCTAGTTTCCTCAGGAAATGTAGGACTCTCAGTGGAAAGTAATATGGATAAAGCTACAggttaaaaatgtgattttatttgaaaatgataaataaacCGAGGCATAGTTTAGACCATGTACTACTTCTGAAGGGCTTGTGAATTAGAGAAACAGTTC
The Phocoena sinus isolate mPhoSin1 chromosome 6, mPhoSin1.pri, whole genome shotgun sequence DNA segment above includes these coding regions:
- the ISCA1 gene encoding iron-sulfur cluster assembly 1 homolog, mitochondrial, which produces MPPFLMFSSHLLPLLHFSPTRISNSSLDLPFTRLPVYALDSSELLSGGAAPCPEGRAWNGAPPESTSPSSFHVPQSGLSQRAWICRKATTLPSTPGAVRRSLWRQCARRVHGERLRWPSSGPRYRGAGRARMSASLVRATVRAVSKRKLQPTRAALTLTPSAVNKIKQLLKDKPEHVGVKVGVRTRGCNGLSYTLEYTKTKGDSDEEVVQDGVRVFIEKKAQLTLLGTEMDYVEDKLSSEFVFNNPNIKGTCGCGESFNI